One window from the genome of Paracoccus zhejiangensis encodes:
- a CDS encoding glutathione S-transferase family protein has protein sequence MIDLYTWSTPNGRKISILLEELGQPYTVHAVDIGKDEQFDPAFLKISPNNKIPAIFDHDAGFPVFESGAILIHLAERAGRFLPTEPKPRADVLQWLMWQMGGFGPMLGQAHVYLKNNPGLAPAAEDRFRKEARRLYGVLDRQLAEGEFVAGDYSIADMAIFPWVARHDWHQVDLRDFPNVLRWYRALAERPTVQRGYQVPKDVGPIPMPD, from the coding sequence ATGATCGACCTCTATACCTGGAGCACGCCCAATGGCCGCAAGATCTCGATCCTGCTGGAAGAACTGGGCCAGCCCTACACCGTCCATGCGGTCGATATCGGCAAGGATGAACAGTTCGATCCGGCCTTCCTGAAGATCTCGCCCAACAACAAGATCCCGGCGATCTTTGACCATGACGCGGGTTTCCCGGTGTTTGAATCGGGCGCGATCCTGATCCATCTGGCCGAACGCGCCGGGCGGTTTCTGCCGACCGAGCCGAAACCGCGGGCCGATGTGCTGCAATGGCTGATGTGGCAGATGGGCGGCTTTGGCCCGATGCTGGGTCAGGCGCATGTCTATCTGAAGAACAACCCGGGTCTGGCCCCCGCCGCCGAAGATCGCTTCCGCAAGGAAGCGCGGCGGCTTTACGGCGTGCTGGACCGGCAGCTTGCAGAGGGGGAATTCGTCGCCGGCGACTACTCCATCGCCGACATGGCGATCTTTCCCTGGGTCGCGCGGCATGACTGGCACCAGGTCGATCTGCGCGATTTCCCCAACGTCCTGCGCTGGTATCGCGCGCTGGCCGAGCGCCCGACGGTGCAGCGGGGCTATCAGGTGCCGAAGGATGTCGGGCCGATCCCGATGCCGGACTGA
- a CDS encoding substrate-binding domain-containing protein — protein sequence MTAKTVRIALLALGLATPALAQEQSILVQSTTSTANSGLYDYLLPIFTAESGITVNVVAVGTGQAIKNAENCDGDVLLVHAKPAEEKFVADGFGTTRTDLMYNDFIIVGPPADPAGIKGMNDVQPALAKIAETKAPFASRGDDSGTHQKEVQLWSESGADPKAASGEWYRETGSGMGATLNTGLGMGAYVLTDRATWISFENKQDYEILVEGDQDLYNQYGVIPVNPAKCPSVKTAEAQAFADWLASTEGQAAIAGYKINDQQLFFPNAPKQ from the coding sequence ATGACCGCAAAGACCGTGAGGATTGCCCTGCTGGCCCTTGGCCTCGCCACGCCCGCACTTGCACAGGAGCAATCGATCCTCGTGCAATCGACCACATCGACGGCAAATTCGGGGCTTTACGACTACCTGTTGCCGATCTTCACCGCAGAAAGCGGCATCACCGTCAATGTCGTGGCGGTCGGCACCGGGCAGGCGATCAAGAATGCCGAGAATTGCGATGGCGACGTGCTGCTGGTCCATGCCAAGCCGGCGGAAGAGAAGTTCGTGGCCGACGGCTTCGGCACCACGCGCACCGACCTGATGTATAACGACTTCATCATCGTCGGCCCGCCCGCCGATCCGGCTGGCATCAAGGGCATGAATGACGTGCAGCCGGCCCTGGCCAAGATCGCCGAGACCAAGGCGCCCTTCGCCTCGCGCGGCGATGATTCCGGCACCCATCAGAAGGAAGTGCAGCTCTGGTCGGAATCCGGTGCCGATCCCAAGGCCGCCTCGGGCGAATGGTATCGAGAAACCGGCTCGGGCATGGGGGCGACGCTGAACACAGGGCTTGGCATGGGTGCCTATGTGCTGACCGACCGTGCCACCTGGATCAGCTTCGAGAACAAACAGGACTACGAAATTCTCGTTGAGGGCGATCAGGATCTTTACAACCAGTATGGCGTGATCCCGGTCAATCCGGCGAAATGCCCGTCGGTCAAGACCGCCGAGGCGCAGGCCTTTGCCGACTGGCTGGCCTC
- a CDS encoding thiamine pyrophosphate-binding protein, whose protein sequence is MPDGSQLKPRTAGQVLVDQLLIHGADRAFCVPGESYLEVLDALHDVSDRFTLYNARHEAGAADMAEAYGKLTGKPGICMVTRGPGACHAAIGVHIAQQDSTPMILLIGQVGRDMMDREAFQEVDYRQMFGGLAKWVAQIDCAERVPEYMARAFRMATSGRPGPVVLALPEDMLTETVTVADAEPYLPTRAEVNAGNIDRICALLSTAKRPLVMLGGSGWTEQAALDIQTFAEANALPVCTSFRRQDAIDNHSSAYVGEFGTAVSPTIVKRIAEADLLLVLGARLGEMTTRGYTTLTPPQSRQRLIHVHQDADEIGRVYGPDLGIAADMPGVVAGLAGRNLGRRADWADWAKTLRDEYIADTEPPGDNQWQLDMGKAFCAIRDELPADLIVTLDAGNHTGWGQRYLRFGRPGREVGSTCGSMGYAVPAAVAAALTRPESLVLAMVGDGGFMMSGMELATAAQYGATPIVLLFNNGIYGTIRMHQEREHPRRVSGTTMAGHDFGKMAEGLGCHAERVTRTEDFAPALARARASGKPAVIELVTDPEQISSRTTITRLREQAEARG, encoded by the coding sequence ATGCCCGATGGCAGCCAATTGAAGCCCCGCACGGCGGGTCAGGTTCTGGTCGATCAATTGCTGATCCACGGCGCCGACCGCGCCTTCTGCGTGCCGGGCGAAAGCTATCTCGAGGTGCTGGACGCGCTGCATGACGTGTCCGACCGCTTTACCCTCTACAATGCAAGGCACGAGGCTGGCGCGGCGGATATGGCCGAGGCCTATGGCAAGCTGACCGGCAAGCCCGGCATCTGCATGGTGACGCGTGGCCCCGGTGCCTGCCATGCCGCCATCGGCGTCCATATCGCGCAGCAGGACAGCACGCCAATGATCCTGCTGATCGGGCAGGTTGGCCGCGACATGATGGACCGCGAGGCGTTTCAGGAGGTCGATTACCGCCAGATGTTCGGCGGGCTGGCGAAATGGGTGGCGCAGATCGACTGCGCCGAGCGGGTGCCGGAATACATGGCCCGCGCCTTCCGCATGGCCACCTCGGGTCGCCCCGGCCCGGTGGTGCTGGCCTTGCCCGAGGACATGCTGACCGAGACCGTGACGGTCGCCGATGCCGAGCCCTACCTGCCGACCCGCGCCGAAGTGAATGCGGGGAACATCGACCGCATCTGCGCCTTGCTGTCGACGGCAAAGCGGCCCCTGGTGATGCTGGGCGGATCGGGGTGGACCGAGCAAGCGGCATTGGACATCCAGACCTTTGCCGAGGCGAACGCCCTGCCCGTCTGCACCTCGTTCCGCCGTCAGGACGCCATCGACAACCATTCTTCGGCCTATGTCGGCGAGTTCGGCACCGCCGTCAGCCCGACCATCGTCAAACGCATCGCCGAGGCTGATCTGCTTCTGGTCCTCGGCGCGCGGCTGGGGGAGATGACCACGCGTGGCTATACCACGCTGACGCCGCCGCAATCGCGCCAGCGCCTGATCCATGTGCATCAGGATGCCGACGAGATCGGTCGGGTCTATGGCCCCGATCTGGGGATTGCCGCCGACATGCCGGGCGTCGTCGCCGGGCTGGCCGGGCGCAATCTGGGGCGGCGGGCGGATTGGGCCGATTGGGCCAAGACCCTGCGCGACGAATATATCGCCGACACCGAACCGCCGGGTGACAATCAGTGGCAGCTGGACATGGGCAAGGCCTTCTGCGCCATCCGCGACGAGTTGCCCGCCGACCTGATCGTGACGCTGGATGCCGGCAACCATACCGGCTGGGGGCAGCGCTACCTGCGCTTTGGCCGGCCGGGGCGCGAGGTCGGCTCGACCTGCGGCTCGATGGGCTATGCGGTGCCGGCGGCGGTGGCGGCGGCGCTGACCCGGCCCGAGAGCCTTGTGCTGGCGATGGTCGGCGATGGCGGCTTCATGATGAGCGGCATGGAACTGGCGACCGCCGCCCAATATGGCGCGACGCCCATCGTTCTGCTGTTCAACAACGGCATCTACGGCACCATCCGCATGCATCAGGAGCGCGAGCATCCGCGCCGCGTCTCGGGCACGACCATGGCCGGGCATGATTTCGGCAAGATGGCCGAGGGGCTGGGCTGCCATGCCGAGCGCGTCACCCGCACCGAAGACTTCGCCCCGGCGCTGGCCCGCGCCCGTGCCTCGGGCAAGCCGGCGGTGATCGAACTGGTGACCGATCCCGAACAGATCTCGAGCCGCACCACCATCACGCGGCTGCGCGAGCAGGCGGAGGCCCGGGGATGA
- a CDS encoding TAXI family TRAP transporter solute-binding subunit: MRILIATGFIAFAATGGMAEAQQLKLMTGPQGGSWYPLGGAMQSMVSDDGIGIQVLPGGGVANVQGVQGGQADLGFGNSISVVDAIEGRPPFEGKADNVCNVATLYPQYFHIVATEASGIQTVADIAGKRLVTQPVGNTAEEVTRAVLKTAGTDYEAMRSVDYVSYSDGVALLQDGNADYFTLGTTVPASAVMDLANSTAIKMVPLEQSFIDDMKANLNPGYASLNIPAGSYPGQDEDVLAVGYATQVIARCDLDKEVVKTLLTRMWDGRDDLIAISAAMKDTTLESMQADTGVPLHEGAKEFYAEHTGG, translated from the coding sequence ATGCGCATATTGATCGCAACCGGATTTATCGCCTTTGCCGCGACCGGCGGCATGGCCGAGGCCCAGCAATTGAAACTGATGACCGGGCCGCAGGGCGGGTCCTGGTATCCGCTCGGCGGGGCGATGCAGTCGATGGTCTCGGATGACGGTATCGGCATCCAAGTGCTGCCCGGCGGCGGCGTCGCCAATGTGCAGGGGGTGCAGGGCGGTCAGGCCGACCTGGGCTTTGGCAACTCGATCTCGGTCGTCGATGCGATCGAGGGGCGGCCGCCCTTCGAGGGCAAGGCCGACAATGTCTGCAACGTGGCCACGCTCTATCCGCAATATTTCCACATCGTCGCCACCGAGGCGAGCGGCATCCAGACCGTGGCCGACATCGCCGGCAAGCGGCTGGTCACCCAGCCCGTCGGCAATACCGCCGAAGAGGTCACCCGCGCCGTCCTGAAAACCGCCGGTACGGATTACGAGGCGATGCGCAGCGTCGATTACGTCTCCTATTCCGACGGGGTGGCGCTGTTGCAGGATGGCAATGCCGATTACTTCACCCTCGGCACCACCGTTCCGGCCTCGGCGGTGATGGACCTCGCCAATTCCACCGCCATCAAGATGGTGCCGCTGGAGCAGAGCTTCATCGACGACATGAAGGCCAACCTGAATCCCGGCTATGCCAGCCTGAACATTCCCGCCGGCAGCTATCCCGGTCAGGACGAGGATGTGCTGGCGGTGGGCTATGCCACCCAGGTCATCGCGCGCTGCGATCTGGACAAGGAAGTGGTGAAGACCCTGCTGACCCGGATGTGGGACGGGCGCGACGACCTGATCGCCATCAGCGCGGCGATGAAGGACACCACGCTGGAAAGCATGCAGGCCGATACCGGTGTGCCGCTGCATGAGGGCGCCAAGGAATTCTATGCCGAACATACCGGCGGCTGA
- a CDS encoding FAD-binding oxidoreductase, whose amino-acid sequence MSAALIAALRAAVGERHVWTDPDQIAPHLREDRRRWTGEAIAVVHPGSTEEVAACVRACAEAGVAMVPQGGNTGLVGGGVPRGGVVITTGRMNRIRSVDPLNATITVESGCTLASVQEAAAEAGRLFPLSLASEGTCQIGGNLSTNAGGTGVLHYGNTRELCLGVEVVLPDGRILNELSALRKDNTGYDLRDLFIGAEGTLGIITTAVLKLFPKPATKVTAFAGCAGPEAALAIFDILRARAGDSLTAFEYLERFGVEMVLAHLPGARDPMTEAHPAYCLIELSSPDPDADLEARMENALAEAIESGLVADAVIGRSEAQNAALWSLRENMSEMQKHYGASIKHDVAVPVARVAEFITTGVGLCRDYMPPVRPCPFGHFGDGNIHFNLTRPVDMSDAEFLSHYPRFNRIVHDLVASMGGSISAEHGIGLAKRDELPRYKDPVALALMASLKSAIDPQNLMNPGKVLAPATEGTR is encoded by the coding sequence ATGAGTGCGGCGCTGATCGCCGCCCTGCGCGCCGCCGTGGGCGAGCGGCATGTCTGGACCGACCCTGACCAGATCGCCCCGCACCTCCGCGAGGATCGCCGCCGTTGGACCGGCGAGGCGATCGCGGTGGTTCATCCCGGCTCGACCGAAGAGGTTGCCGCCTGTGTCCGCGCCTGCGCCGAGGCCGGCGTGGCGATGGTGCCGCAAGGGGGCAATACCGGACTGGTCGGCGGCGGCGTGCCGCGGGGCGGCGTGGTCATCACCACCGGGCGAATGAACCGCATCCGCTCGGTCGATCCGCTGAACGCCACCATCACGGTAGAGTCCGGATGCACGCTCGCCTCGGTGCAGGAAGCAGCGGCGGAAGCCGGGCGGCTGTTCCCGCTGTCGCTGGCCTCGGAAGGCACCTGCCAGATCGGCGGCAATCTCTCGACCAATGCCGGCGGTACCGGCGTCTTGCACTACGGCAATACCCGCGAGCTTTGCCTCGGGGTCGAGGTGGTTCTGCCCGATGGCCGCATCCTGAACGAGCTGTCGGCACTGAGGAAGGACAATACCGGCTATGACCTGCGCGACCTGTTCATCGGGGCCGAGGGCACGCTGGGGATCATCACCACGGCCGTCCTGAAGCTGTTCCCGAAACCCGCCACCAAGGTCACGGCCTTTGCCGGCTGCGCCGGGCCGGAAGCCGCGCTGGCGATCTTTGACATCCTGCGGGCGCGTGCCGGGGACAGCCTGACGGCTTTTGAATATCTCGAACGCTTCGGGGTCGAGATGGTGCTGGCCCATCTGCCCGGCGCGCGCGACCCGATGACGGAGGCGCACCCGGCCTATTGCCTGATCGAACTCAGCTCGCCCGATCCCGATGCCGATCTCGAGGCGCGGATGGAAAACGCGTTGGCCGAGGCGATCGAATCCGGGCTGGTCGCAGATGCCGTCATCGGCAGGTCCGAGGCACAGAATGCCGCGCTGTGGTCGCTGCGCGAGAACATGTCCGAGATGCAGAAGCATTACGGCGCTTCGATCAAGCATGACGTGGCGGTGCCGGTCGCCCGTGTGGCCGAGTTCATCACCACCGGCGTCGGCCTCTGCCGCGACTATATGCCGCCGGTCCGCCCCTGCCCCTTCGGCCATTTCGGCGACGGCAATATCCATTTCAACCTGACCCGGCCGGTGGACATGAGTGATGCCGAGTTCCTGTCGCATTATCCCCGGTTCAACCGCATCGTGCATGATCTGGTGGCCTCGATGGGCGGCTCGATCTCGGCCGAGCATGGCATCGGTCTGGCCAAGCGCGACGAGCTGCCGCGCTACAAGGATCCGGTGGCGCTGGCGCTGATGGCCAGCCTCAAATCCGCCATCGATCCGCAGAACCTGATGAATCCGGGCAAGGTGCTTGCCCCAGCGACGGAAGGCACAAGATGA
- the tsaA gene encoding tRNA (N6-threonylcarbamoyladenosine(37)-N6)-methyltransferase TrmO — MSDQKPARANEAVVDLRPATDAQLRFIGVIRTPWVTRDLCPRQGAEDGPECRLVLDPVWQPALAGLEDYERIEVLYWLDRSRRDLVTQSPKGDGKTLGTFALRSPVRPNPIGTSVVRLVGIEGAEVIVRGLDCLDGTPLLDIKPERGSFTPKAPPKPGVA, encoded by the coding sequence GTGAGTGATCAGAAACCAGCCAGGGCCAATGAGGCGGTGGTTGATCTGCGTCCGGCCACCGATGCGCAATTGCGCTTCATTGGCGTGATCCGCACGCCATGGGTCACGCGCGACCTTTGCCCGCGTCAGGGAGCCGAGGACGGGCCGGAATGTCGGCTGGTGCTGGACCCGGTCTGGCAGCCGGCGCTGGCGGGGCTCGAGGATTACGAGCGGATCGAGGTGCTCTATTGGCTCGACCGCAGCCGTCGTGATCTGGTCACGCAAAGCCCCAAGGGCGATGGCAAGACGCTCGGCACCTTTGCCCTGCGCTCGCCGGTGCGGCCGAACCCCATCGGCACCTCGGTCGTGCGTCTGGTCGGGATCGAGGGCGCCGAGGTGATTGTGCGCGGGCTCGATTGCCTTGACGGCACCCCGCTTCTGGACATCAAGCCCGAGCGCGGCAGCTTTACCCCCAAGGCGCCGCCGAAGCCCGGTGTGGCCTGA
- a CDS encoding TRAP transporter permease, producing the protein MLANSIWMRRVVTLVAVTMSLFHLYVAWFGPPNAFTLRATHFGFALVLAYLTLPFTPSRAEKSPGIMDLILMAAALAASAYPIVNQTYFNTRMAYVGPVSVMDQVMATIMIVTVLEATRRAVGPILPITALVFLGYQIFFTGADLTRLLEYQYMTTDALFGVPAQVSATYVVLFVIFGAMAERFGIGKLFMDFALALTGHTAGGPAKVAVVTSGLFGSVSGSAVANVMTTGTFTIPLMKRIGYPAHFAGAVEAVASTGGQIMPPIMGAAAFVMAEFMGVSYLTVAAYALLPALLYYLAVFLAVHFEARKRGMKGLPRADLPRVGKVLRDEGHLFLPLVIIIATLMSGYSAPFSALAGILSIVPVVLLRKTTRKEFSIPKLIEALQSGAVNSVVVALACATAGIVIGVIAQTGLGLTFTGLVRAAAQDMLLPALILTMMAGIVLGMGMPTTPAYIVQVALLVPALVKLGVSIPAAHMFVFYFAILSAITPPVAIAVYAACGIGRSPVVSTSMTAVRLGLTGYIIPFMFVFGPSLLLIGEWPKVVLTVITATLGVTFLSAGLAGYLFRPAGWLVRILLIAAAFTLIKPGLMTDAIGLGLGLLGALLNRREPDPEHTAEADLEGETHVKMSDLKTGEN; encoded by the coding sequence ATGCTGGCAAACTCGATCTGGATGCGGCGCGTGGTGACGCTTGTCGCCGTGACCATGAGCCTCTTTCACCTCTATGTGGCGTGGTTCGGGCCGCCCAATGCCTTTACCCTGCGCGCCACGCATTTCGGCTTCGCGCTGGTGCTGGCCTACCTGACGCTACCCTTCACGCCTTCGCGAGCCGAGAAATCGCCGGGGATCATGGACCTGATCCTGATGGCGGCGGCGCTGGCGGCCTCGGCCTATCCGATCGTCAACCAGACCTATTTCAACACCCGCATGGCCTATGTCGGGCCGGTCTCGGTCATGGATCAGGTGATGGCGACGATCATGATCGTCACCGTGCTCGAGGCCACGCGCCGCGCCGTCGGGCCGATCCTGCCGATCACTGCGCTGGTCTTTCTCGGCTACCAGATCTTCTTCACCGGGGCCGACCTGACGCGGCTTCTGGAATATCAATACATGACCACCGATGCCCTCTTCGGCGTGCCGGCGCAGGTCTCGGCCACCTATGTGGTGCTGTTCGTGATCTTCGGGGCGATGGCCGAGCGGTTCGGCATCGGCAAGCTGTTCATGGATTTCGCCCTTGCGCTGACCGGCCATACCGCGGGCGGGCCGGCCAAGGTCGCCGTCGTCACATCTGGGCTTTTCGGCTCGGTCTCGGGTTCGGCCGTCGCCAATGTGATGACCACCGGAACCTTCACCATCCCGCTGATGAAGCGCATCGGCTATCCGGCCCATTTCGCCGGCGCGGTCGAGGCGGTGGCTTCGACTGGCGGGCAGATCATGCCGCCGATCATGGGCGCCGCCGCCTTCGTCATGGCCGAGTTCATGGGCGTCAGTTACCTGACCGTCGCCGCCTATGCGCTGCTGCCGGCGCTGCTCTACTATCTCGCGGTCTTTCTTGCGGTGCATTTCGAGGCCCGCAAGCGCGGCATGAAGGGCCTGCCCCGCGCCGACCTGCCGCGCGTGGGCAAGGTGCTGCGCGACGAGGGGCATCTGTTCCTGCCGCTGGTCATCATCATCGCCACGCTGATGTCGGGCTATTCCGCGCCCTTCTCGGCTCTTGCGGGGATCCTGTCGATCGTGCCGGTGGTGCTTCTGCGCAAGACCACGCGGAAAGAGTTCAGCATCCCGAAACTGATCGAGGCGCTGCAATCGGGCGCGGTCAATTCGGTGGTGGTGGCGCTGGCTTGCGCCACGGCGGGCATCGTCATTGGCGTCATCGCGCAGACCGGGCTGGGACTGACCTTCACCGGGCTGGTCAGGGCAGCAGCGCAGGACATGCTGCTGCCGGCGCTGATCCTGACGATGATGGCGGGGATCGTGCTGGGCATGGGGATGCCGACGACGCCCGCCTATATCGTGCAGGTGGCGCTTCTGGTGCCGGCGCTGGTCAAGCTGGGCGTCTCGATCCCGGCGGCGCATATGTTCGTCTTCTATTTCGCCATCCTCTCGGCCATCACACCCCCGGTCGCCATCGCCGTCTATGCCGCCTGCGGCATCGGGCGATCTCCGGTGGTCAGCACCTCGATGACCGCGGTGCGGCTGGGGCTGACGGGATATATCATCCCCTTCATGTTCGTCTTCGGCCCCTCTCTGCTGCTCATCGGGGAATGGCCCAAGGTGGTGCTGACGGTCATCACCGCGACGCTTGGCGTGACCTTTCTCTCGGCGGGGCTGGCCGGCTATCTGTTCCGCCCGGCGGGCTGGCTGGTCCGCATCCTGCTGATCGCCGCCGCCTTCACGCTGATCAAGCCGGGGCTGATGACCGATGCCATCGGGCTGGGGCTGGGGTTGCTGGGTGCGCTTCTGAACCGGCGTGAACCGGACCCGGAACACACTGCCGAGGCCGATCTGGAAGGCGAGACGCATGTGAAGATGAGCGACCTGAAGACCGGCGAGAACTGA
- a CDS encoding ATP-binding cassette domain-containing protein translates to MSDLADRTVLRGRDIPAVAQPARAPVLPLSLRGVTLQLAGQTILDALDLDLGTRGCTVIMGPNGTGKSLLLKLLHGLILPTSGQIRWGALPPAEVTARQSLVFQKPMLLRRSVAANLDFVLQARGKDRGRGDALLDHVGLRHKSDQPARQLSGGEAQRLGMARALATDPDVLLMDEPTASLDPASTLAIETIMTEARSSGIRVILVTHDVGQAKRMADDVVFLHRGRIAEHRAAPDFFARPDTEAARDFLQGNLVL, encoded by the coding sequence ATGTCTGATCTGGCCGACAGGACGGTTCTTCGCGGCCGCGACATCCCGGCGGTGGCGCAGCCCGCGCGCGCCCCGGTTTTGCCCCTGAGCCTGCGCGGCGTGACCCTGCAACTGGCCGGGCAGACCATCCTCGACGCGCTGGATCTGGATCTCGGCACACGCGGTTGCACCGTCATCATGGGGCCGAATGGCACGGGGAAAAGCCTGCTCCTGAAGCTGCTGCACGGGTTGATCCTGCCGACATCGGGCCAGATCCGCTGGGGCGCGCTGCCGCCTGCCGAGGTGACGGCCCGGCAGTCGCTCGTCTTCCAGAAACCGATGCTGCTGCGCCGCTCGGTCGCGGCAAATCTGGATTTCGTCCTGCAAGCGCGCGGCAAGGATCGCGGGCGGGGCGATGCACTGCTGGACCATGTCGGGCTGCGGCACAAGTCTGATCAGCCGGCGCGGCAATTGTCGGGGGGCGAGGCACAGCGGCTGGGCATGGCGCGGGCGCTGGCCACCGATCCCGATGTGCTCTTGATGGACGAACCGACCGCCAGCCTTGATCCCGCCTCGACGCTGGCCATCGAGACGATCATGACCGAGGCGCGCAGCAGCGGCATCCGGGTCATCCTCGTTACCCACGATGTCGGTCAGGCCAAGCGCATGGCCGATGATGTCGTCTTCCTGCATCGCGGTCGCATCGCCGAGCACCGCGCGGCCCCGGACTTCTTCGCCCGACCCGATACCGAGGCCGCGCGGGATTTCCTGCAGGGCAACCTGGTGCTCTGA
- a CDS encoding ABC transporter permease has translation MQGIGEAFGLAWQLVLTGDAALVEIVALSLQVSLTATALACLIGLPLGAIVATLRFRGREAVLILMNALMGLPPVVIGLLVYLYLSRSGPLGFLGLLYTPAAMIMAQTILITPIVAALSRQVIEDLHVEYDEQFRSLCLSRGQTMRALIWDARYSLLTVGLAGFGRAVAEVGAVMIVGGNIDHLTRVMTTAIALETSKGDLPLALALGIILLVLALGVNAAVQSVRLTAVRQAYV, from the coding sequence TTGCAAGGCATCGGTGAGGCATTCGGACTGGCCTGGCAGCTGGTCCTGACAGGCGATGCGGCGTTGGTCGAGATCGTCGCCCTGTCGCTGCAGGTCAGCCTGACCGCGACCGCTCTCGCCTGCCTGATCGGCCTGCCCCTCGGTGCCATCGTTGCGACGCTGCGCTTTCGCGGCCGCGAGGCGGTGCTGATCCTGATGAATGCGCTGATGGGCCTGCCGCCTGTGGTCATTGGCCTTCTGGTCTATCTCTACCTGTCGCGCTCGGGTCCGCTGGGGTTCCTGGGGCTGCTTTATACACCGGCAGCGATGATTATGGCACAAACCATCCTGATCACCCCGATCGTCGCTGCGCTGTCGCGGCAAGTGATCGAGGATCTGCATGTCGAATATGACGAACAGTTTCGCTCGCTCTGCCTCAGCCGGGGTCAGACCATGCGGGCGCTGATCTGGGATGCGCGCTATTCGCTTCTGACCGTGGGGTTGGCAGGCTTCGGCCGCGCCGTGGCCGAGGTCGGCGCGGTGATGATCGTCGGCGGCAATATCGATCACCTGACCCGGGTGATGACCACGGCCATCGCGCTGGAAACCTCCAAGGGTGATCTGCCGCTGGCATTGGCGTTGGGCATCATCCTCTTGGTGCTGGCGCTGGGGGTGAATGCGGCGGTGCAATCGGTACGGCTGACGGCTGTGAGGCAGGCCTATGTCTGA
- a CDS encoding FadR/GntR family transcriptional regulator — MNDAPASQDPLLIQPIRKRETLADQIYGRVLELIAAGQIAEGAKLPSEHQISERFSVSRPVVREALARLRDDGIIVARHGIGSFVRRRPPQGLIDYAGADDVAGLMRCMEARLAVEPAAARLAALRAAPDDLSRIDSALAELEQVMRSREPVIELDFAFHMAVARASGNEIFARMLDTTRAQMQAAIGVAQSLTRIGTDQRIEAVITEHRQIAEAIRARDGEGAALLMSYHLTQARQRVTDQRRRV; from the coding sequence ATGAACGACGCGCCGGCGAGCCAAGACCCGCTGCTGATCCAGCCGATCCGCAAGCGCGAGACGCTGGCCGACCAGATCTATGGCCGGGTGCTGGAGCTGATCGCCGCTGGCCAGATCGCCGAGGGCGCCAAGCTGCCCTCGGAACATCAGATCAGCGAGCGGTTTTCGGTCTCGCGCCCGGTCGTGCGCGAGGCACTGGCGCGTCTGCGCGACGACGGAATCATTGTGGCGCGCCACGGCATCGGCAGCTTCGTGCGCCGCCGCCCGCCACAGGGGCTGATCGACTATGCCGGGGCCGATGATGTGGCCGGGCTGATGCGCTGCATGGAGGCGCGGCTGGCGGTCGAGCCCGCCGCCGCTCGCCTTGCCGCGCTGCGCGCCGCGCCCGATGACCTGTCCCGGATCGACTCGGCGCTGGCGGAACTCGAGCAAGTAATGCGCAGCCGCGAGCCGGTGATCGAGCTGGATTTCGCCTTTCACATGGCCGTCGCCCGCGCCAGCGGCAACGAGATCTTTGCGCGGATGCTGGACACCACGCGCGCGCAGATGCAGGCCGCGATCGGCGTGGCGCAAAGCCTGACGCGCATCGGCACCGACCAGCGGATCGAGGCGGTCATCACCGAGCACCGCCAGATCGCCGAGGCGATCCGCGCCCGCGACGGCGAGGGCGCGGCGCTGCTCATGAGCTATCACCTGACGCAGGCGCGCCAGCGGGTGACGGATCAGCGGCGCAGGGTCTAG